GCTGCGGGGCGCGAGGGCGCGATCGAAAGCGATCCGGAGCCATGCCGGATGGCAAGAGATGGTCGCCAGCACCTTGGCCCGCACGGCACTGCGGAACGACGCGCAACCGCCCGGCAAGCGCGATCCGATCATCGCGCCCTGCCGATTTCGGTCGCCCGAGCGCGCGGGTTCAGCGTCGCCGGATCTCGATCCGCTCGCTCGAACGGGCCTCGTCGAAGCGTTTCGCCGCCTCGGCATCGCCCGCCACCTTGGCCAGCAGGAAGCGCGTGACCAGCGCTATCGCTTCGTCGTATCCGTCCTCCTCCCCGTAGACGAAGGAATGGTCCGACCCCTCGACCAGAAGCAGCGTGTGGTCGCCTTCGGGCAGCGCTTCGAATTGCGCGACCTGCACCTGCGGATCGCCTGCGAAGGGCTGCGCGACATCCTGCGGCCCGGTGATCGTGAGCGTGGGCACGGCGACCGTATCATAGGCGCCGGGGGTCCCGGTCAGCCCGGGGATCGGGCCGGGAGAGGAAAACATCACCACCGCCTTCATCGCCGGGACGCGGGCGCCGAACATGGGATCGAGCGCGCCGCCGCCCATCAGCGCGATCAGCGAGCCATAGCTGTGGCCTACGCCCGCCAGCGCAAGCCCGGGATGGAGTTCGGCAGCATACGCCGAAACGGCGTTCAGGTCGGCGGTGCGGCTGATGAAGGCCGCACGGATATCCTCCCGCTCCGCCTCGGGAATCGTGAGAGAATCGCCGTGGCGCGGCGCGAGCACGACGAATCCCGCCTCCTGCAATGCACCGATCAGCGGCGCGAGCCTTTCAGGCGAGGAGCCCGCGCCATGCGAGAGGAAGATCGCCGCGGCGGGCTCGCCGACCGCATCGAAGACCGACAGGTCGAGAGTGCGCCCGCCCACGGGCAGCGCGACATGCCGGGCGGACGGGAGCGCCGCAGACCCCGCTTGGTCCGGGGCAGCCTGCTGGGCGACCATCGGCGCTGCGCACGCCTGCAAGGCCAATGGTGCGAGCAAACACAGCAGCAGCGGACGCAAGGGACGCATAGAATTTCTCTCCGGAAGGACTGCGAAAGGCTATTGCGTCCGGCCGCCGCGCACAAGCGCGATGACGTTGCGAATACCGCCTGACGGCGCGGGGCCGCCCGATCTCATCGCGCAATGATCGGAAAGATTTTGCGTCGTATCGTGAAATATTTGTCAGACCCCCTTGCCCCGCGCCGCGTGCGCGCATAACCGCCTCGACCAAGGAGACCAGAGCCCTATGGCCGATACGCCGATGATCGATTTTGCCCACCTGCCCCACCCGGCCCCCGTCCCGTCCGAAAGCCGCGACGAGGCGCTGACGGACCCGGGTTTCGGGTCGATCTTCACTGACCACATGGTGACGATTGCCTTCGATGCGGACCGCGTGGAGCGGGGCGAAGACGGCTGGCACGATGCGAAGCTTCGCCCGCGCGAGCCGATCGCGCTCGATCCGGCGGCGGCCGTGCTGCATTACGCGCAGGAAATCTTCGAAGGGATGAAGGCCTATCGCTGGGAGGACGATTCCGTCGCGCTGTTCCGGCCCGAGCAGAACGCGCGCCGCCTCAATGCCAGCGCGCGGCGCATGGCGATGCCCGAACTGCCCGAGGAGCTGTTCCTCGAATCGATCCGCCAGCTGGTCGCGAAGGATCGCGACTGGATGCCCACGGTCGAAGGCGGATCGCTCTACCTGCGGCCTTTCATGTTCGCGACCGAAGCTTTCCTCGGCGTGCGCCCGGCGCGCGAATATCTCTACTGCCTGATCGCAAGCCCGGTCGGTAGCTATTTCAAGTCGGGCGTGAAGCCGGTCGACGTGTGGGTCAGCCGCGATCACACGCGCGCGGCCCCCGGCGGCACCGGCGCGGCGAAGACCGGCGGCAACTACGCCGCAAGCCTCGTGCCGCTGGCCGAAGGGACCAAGCAGGGCTGCCAGCAGACCGTCTTCCTCGATGCCGTCGAGAAGAAGTGGATCGAGGAGCTTGGCGGCATGAACCTGTTCTTCGTGTTCGAGGACGGCAGCGCAATCACCCCTCCGCTGACCGGCACGATCCTGCCCGGCATCACGCGCGACAGCCTGATCCAGATGCTGCGCGACGAAGGGCTGCAGGTGCGCGAGGAACCCTATTCGATCGACCAGTGGCACGCCGATGCGGCGAAGGGCGATTTGATCGAGACCTTCGCCTGCGGCACCGCCGCGGTCGTCACGCCCGTGGGTAGCGTCAACGGGCCCGACGGCACCTTCACCATCGGCAGCGGGGGGACCGGGCAGCTGACCCAGAAGATGCGTGACCGGCTGGTCGCCATCCAGATGGGCACCGCGCCCGATCCGCATGGGTGGGTGACGAAGCTGGACTGAGAGGGCTCAGGCGCTCTGGCTGAGCCCATCGGCGATCCCGACACGTCCGCCCGGGCTGCCAGCCGGACGATGTTCCGCCCCGCGGTCTTCGCCGCATAGAGTGCCTCGTCGGCGCGGTCGATGAGTGCATCGGCAGACAGGGAGGCGGGCGACAGGGCGTCGGGCGACAGGGCGACATTCTGCCGCAAGGCCACGCCGATGCTCACGCTCAGCGTGACGCGCCCGCCAATGTCGAGCGTCACGGGACGTTGCGCCACCGCCCGCCGCGCGCGGTCGGCGAGGATCAGCGCCTCTTCCTCGCTGCAGTGTTCGACCACGGCCACGAATTCCTCGCCTCCGAAGCGCGCCACGGTGCCCCCGACCTCCGCGAACTGCTTCTCCAGCTCGGTCGCGACCTGCTTGAGCGCGCGATCGCCCGCAACGTGGTCATGCGTGTCGTTGAACTGCTTGAAGTGATCGACGTCGATCATCATCACCGCCAGATCGTCGCCCTGTTCGCTCGCCGCGCGAAAGGCGGTGTGGAAGATCCGCTCGAAATAGCGGCGGTTGGGCAGTCCGGTGAGGTCGTCGCGGTGCGAGAGTTCGCGTAGCTGCTCGTTCGCTTCCATCAGCCGGTCCGCGGCGAGCCGGCCGCGCACGGCATAGAGGAAGTTGCGGTCCTTGAGCGTCGCAGTGCGGAACGGCACGGCGAGCGCGACGAGACTGATCGCCGAAAGATAGGCGAGCAGCGCAAAGGCCTCGCGCGCGCGGGGAGGCGGCAGGACGGCCCAGACGGTCCACAACACCGCCAGCGAAAGGAAGACGAGGACCGCGATCGACCCGGGTCGAAGCGGCACGACCACCACGGCCAGGACTACGATCAGCGCCGCGCCCATGACGTATTCGTCCTGCGGCACGGCGCCGTTGTGCATCCCGAGATATCCCGCCACGCCCGCGAAGCAGACGGCGGAGAGGATCGAGGTCCAGCGCTGGAACGCCCAGCCCCCGCGCAAGGCGGCATAGATCGCGAGAAGATAGGCCGGAACCACCAGGCCAAGACGCAGGACCAGCCCCTCCCCGAACATCTCCGGGCCGTTCGAATAGTCGAGCGGCACGCAGAAAATGCAGGAGATAAGCGCGATCGCGTTGATGAAAGCGAGTTCGCGCCGACGGCGCGGCACCTGCTCGTCGCGCCACATCTGGCGCAACGCGGCTGGCCACTGGGCAAAGTGCAGGCCTTTGTCCGCAGCCTGCTCCACGTGGCGGAGATTCGATTCGGGATTCACGCGCGGGACGCTACGCCCGGCAGGTTAACATGCCGCTTCCGCGCGTCCGCAGCGGCGATGCTACATCCGCGGCCGGGTGAGGAAGCGCCTCGAGAACGTCTCGCTCGGCCGGATGACGATGATCGCCACGCCCGCCAGCGCGATCCCCGAGCCGAGCAGTAGCCGTCCGCCCACGACGTCGTTGGTCAGCCATGCGCCCAGCCCGATCGTCATCAGCGGGTGCAGCAAGGTGAGCGGCACGACGAGGTTCGCCTCGAACTTCTGGAACAGGACGAAATAGGTGCCCGTCGCCGCGATCGAGACAACCAGTGCAGCGAAGACCAGGCACCCGGCGAGCGCCCAGGGCGCGGCCGCGAAACTCGCCACTTGCCCCTGCTCGACCGCGAAGGACAGCGGCAGCAGCACCATCGTGGAAGCCACCGCCGCCCACGCCTGCAGCGTCATCGCGGGCATATCGAGCCTCTTGACGAAGACCGCGCCGAGCGCGCCGACGAGGGCCGAAACGAAGACCAGCATCGCGCCGCCGCTCGCCGCCATCGCACCCTTGGAAAGGATCGCCAGCAGCACGCCGCCGAAGGCGAGCACCATGCCCAGCGCACGCCGCCAGCGCACGGTCTCGCCCAGGAAGACGATCGCGAACAGCACGGTCATCGGGGCGCCCACCAGCCCGATCGCGCCCGCCGTCGCCGGATCGGCGGTCTGCAATCCCATGAAGAGGAGCGCGAAGGACCCGCCGCTGATCGCCAGCCCGACCGCGAGGACTGCGGGGAGGCGCGGCGGAATGCTGCGGACCAGCAGCGGCACCAGCACCAGCACGACGATGGCCGAACGCAGACCGGCGAAGAAGAGCGGCGGCATGGCGAGATCGTCCACCGCAAGCTTGCCGACGATCACGTTGAGCGCCCATGCAAGATTGCACAGCACCATCAGCCCTATCGACCACGCGGGCACGGCTCAGTCCTCCGTATGGGGAACGTTGCTTTCCAGTTCGGCGAGCCACACGTCGGCGACCGCATCGCTCGGCGCGCGCCAGTCTCCCCGCGGGCTCAGCGCCCCGCCCATCGAGACCTTGGGCCCGTTGGGCATGGCGCTACGCTTGAACTGGCTGAAACCGAAGAAGCGGCGGCAGAACACCTCCAGCCATTGGCGAATCTCGCCCAGCGAATAGGTGCGTTTGGCATCCTCGGGGAAGCCCAGCGGCCAGCCGTGGGTCTCGATCTCGCGCCAGGCCTGCCACGCGAGGAAGGCGACATGGCTCGGGCTGTGGCCGTAGCGGGCGATGTGATGGAGGAAGAAATCGTGCAGCGCGTAGGGGCCGATCTGGTCCTCGGTGCTCTGCATTTCGCCGTGCTCGCCCGCCGGGACCAGCTCGGGGCTGATCTCGGTGCCGAGCACGTCTTCGAGGACCTCGTTCAGCTCGTGGCCGAACTGGTCGGTGTCGATCATCCAGCGCATCAGGTACTGGATCAGCGTCTTGGGCACGCCCGAATTGACGCCGTAATGGCTCATCTGGTCGCCCACGCCGTAGGTGCACCAGCCGAGCGCCATTTCGGACAGGTCGCCGGTGCCGATCACGAAGCCGCCGTGGTGGCCCGCGAGGCGGAAGAGGTAATCGGTGCGAAGGCCCGCCTGCACGTTCTCGAACGTGGTGTCGTAGACCTCTTCGCCGCCATCCGCTCCCTTGTCTGCGTAGGGGTGGCCGATATCGGCCAGCATGCGTTCCGCCGCCGGAGTGATGTCGATCGTCTCGGCAGTGATCCCCGCCGCCTTCATCAGCCTGAGCGCGTTGTCCCTGGTCGCGTCGGACGTGCCGAAGCCCGGCATCGTATAGCCGCGAATGTCGCTGCGCGGACGCCCGAGCCGGTCGCACGCAATGCACGCGACGAGCAGCGCGTGGGTCGAATCGAGCCCGCCCGAAATGCCGAGCACGAGACTCTTGGCGCCCGTCGCCTCGATCCGGCGCATCAGCGCATCGACCTGGATGTTGACCGCCTCGTAGCAATCCTCGTGCAGCGTGTCGGGATCGGCGGGGACGAAGGGATAGCGGCGGATCTTGCGACGGAGCCCGATGTCGCCGGCGGTCGTGTTGTGGGTGAAGGCGACGCGGCGATACCAGTCCTCGGGCCGTCCGGCAGCCTCGGCGGCGTCGTGGAAGGTGCCGTTGCGCGTGCGGTCGTTGACGATCCTTGCCGTATCGATGTCGGTCACGCACAGCTCGGCCTGGCGGTCGAAGCGTACGCTTTCCTTCATCAGCTGGCCCAGCTCGTAGATCACCCCCTGCCCGTCCCACGCGAGGTCGGTGGTGCTCTCGCCATGTCCGCTCGCGGAATAGGCATAGGCGCACATCCCGCGGCTGGAGGCGGACGCGCAGTGCAGGTGGCGGTCGGAGGCCCGGCCGATGGTGACGGGCGAGGCGGAAAGATTGCACAGGATCGTCGCACCCGCCATCGCGGCCATCATGCCGGGCGGCTGCGGTGCCCAGAAATCCTCGCAGATCTCCATTCCGAAGACGAAGCCCGGCAGGTTCTCGGCGGCGAAGATCACGTCGGTGCCGAACGGCGCTTCGTGACCGGCGATGGTCACGTCGAGCCCGTGGCAATTGTGCCCGCGCGTGAACTGCCGCTTCTCGTAGAATTCGCGGTAATTGGGCAGGTAGCTCTTGGGCACCACGCCCAGCAGGCGGCCATTGGCGATCGCCAGCGCGCAATTGTAGAGCCGCGCGCCGCGCTGCACCGGCGCGCCCACGATCAGCACCGGGGTCAGCCCCGCGCTTCCTTCGACGATCCGCCCGATTGCGGCGGCGGCGGCATCGATAACGGCGGCCTGCAGGTGCAGATCGTCGATCGCGTAGCCGGTCACGCACAGCTCGGGATAGACGGCGAGATCGACGCCCGCCTCGTGCGCGTGCGCCGCTTCGGTCAGGATACTGTCGGTATTGCCGCTAATGTCCGCCGGGCGAACGAAGGGCGTACAGGTCGCCACGCGCACGAAGCCGTGCGTGTGCAGATCGAAGAAGGGATGTGCGCGCTCACCCATGACGGCGAGCCTGTGCCCGCCTCAGGCGCCGGACACAAGGGGCTGCGCGCCATCGCCCAGGTTCGCGGGCCCCTCGCCGCCGCCGACGCTGGTCAGCGTGACGATGCACCCGGCGTCGCTAACGTCCAGCTCGTGCTCGGCCTCGGCTTGGCGGGCGAAGGTGCGCATCAGGCTCTTGCCGAGCCCGCCATCCTCGGCACTGACGGCGGCGGTGCCCGCCCCATTGTCGCGCACTTCCAGCCGCCAGTCGGCCTTGGTCCCGTCCAGCACGACGCTCAGGTCACCCGAACGCCCGTCGGCAAAGGCGTATTTCGCGGCATTGGCGAGCGCTTCGTTGAGGAACAGGCCAATCGCCACCGCCTGCTCGCGCGGAAGCGCAATCGGCGCGATCCGCCGCGTCACCGCGATATTCTCGTCGAACGAGGCATCGAGCAGATGGTCGACCACGTCCTCGAGATAGCTCGCCATGTCGATATCGCCTTCCTGCCGGTCGGCCTCGTCGACCGCGAGCTGGGCGTAGGCGCGGCTGAAGGAGAACACGCGGTTGGCGGCGGCTTCCAGCGCGGCGGCGGCGGCGGGATTGTCCTGCCGGCGCTTCTGCAGTTCGATCATGCTGGCGACGAGCGCGAAGTTGTTCTTGGTGCGATGCTGAAGCTCGGCCATCAGCCAGCGCCGCCGGTCGAGCGAATCGTGCAGCTCCGCCTCGCGCACGCGCACCGCGGCACGGAAGATTTCGGCCAGCACCACGACGATGCAGCAGGACACGAAGTTGATCAGCACGCGCGCGGTGTCGCCTTCCTGCTCGAACGCGAAGGACCAGGTGAAGGGCAGGACGACGTACCACGCCCACAGGAAGGACACGATCAGGCACACGATCCCCGCCCACTGCCGACCGAACAGCGTGGCGATGAGGACGGTGGGATAGACGAGCGCGAAGGGGCCGGAGGTGGGCGCGACCATGTCGATCAGCGCACGCAGGCCGATCATCGCGATGGCAAGGCACAGGCCGAACACGAATTGCGGCACAAGCGGCGGAACGTTCGCCGGCATGAAATTGGCCGCGTCGATCGCGGTCATCCTGTGGTTGGGCAACTCTGTTCTCTTCTCACGCCAAAGGCCGCGCCAAGTGTCCGATAAGCACCGGCGCAGGGTCTTTTAGCACCGCAAAATCAAAGATGCGACTGATCTATATCAAGTTGCCAGGCCGGGCCTTATGCGGCGAGCAGACCGGAGATCGAAGGCGCATCCTCAAGGAAGGAAATCAGCCCGCGCTCCTCGCGCGACAGCCACTTAGTGCGCCGCGGCAGTGCCAGCCCCTCGCGCCATTCGCCCTGCCGGTCCATCAGGTCGAACACGGCCGGGTGGATATAGCTCTTGCGGGTGATCGCGGGGGTGTTGCCCAGATGCTCGGCAACGCTTTCGGTCAGGTACTTGATCGTCAGGTCCTGCTTCGCGCCCGCGAGCAGGCCGAAGGCCATCGCGCTCGCATGCCAAGTGCGGAAGTTCTTGGCGGTGAAGTCCGCGCCCATGGTGTCGCGCAGATAGGCGTTGACGTGGGTCGAGGTGATGTCGCGCACGGCCTGGTCGCCTTCATCGACGAAGGAGAACAGGTCCTGCCCGTCGAGATCCTGCATCTGGCGCACGATCCTGGCGAGGTGCGTGTCGGTCAGCCGCAGGTCGCGATGCTTGCCCGACTTGGCCTTGAACCGGAAACGCAGCGTCTTGCCGCGCACGGTGACGTGGTGGCTCTTGATCGTGGTCGCGCCGTAGCTGCCATTGTCGCGCGCATAGGTGTCGTTGCCGATGCGGATCGCACCGAGATCGAGCAGGCGCACGGTTCCGGCAAGCGCGCGCTGCAGGCCGAGGTCGCGCGCGGCCAGATCGTCGGCGACGCGCTTCCTCAGCAGCGGCAGGCGGTTGCCGAAGGCGAGGCAGCGATCGAACTTCTCGCTATCGCGCAGCGCGCGAAAATCGGGGTGGTAGCGATATTGTTTGCGGCGCTTCGCATCGTAGCCGGTCGCGAGGATATGGCCGTTGGGAGCGGGACAGAACCAGCAATCCTCGTAGGCGGGCGGCAGCGCGATGGCGTTGAGACGCTCGCGCTCGGCAGTGTCGCGGATCAGCCCGCCGTCGGCGTCGTAATAGGCCCAGCCCTTCCCCGCACCCTTGCGGGTGATGCCGGGCAGGCTGTCGTCGACAAAGATCAGCTTGGTCGTGCGCGAGTTCATCTTGGCGAGGAAAGCTCCGGCGCGCGCTTGCGGTTCCCCCGCCCGCGCCCACATGGACCAAAGCATGTTATCGCGAGCCCCTTATCGCGGGCCACGTCAGGAGCATTTTTCATGAGCGAATATACGCCGCCGAAGGTCTGGACATACGACGCCGAGAACGGCGGCAGGTTCGCCAATATCAACCGCCCCACCGCCGGCGCGCGCGAGGACAAGGTGCTGCCCGCAGGCACGCATCCCTTCCAGCTCCACTCGCTTGCCACGCCCAACGGCGCGAAGGCAGGGATCATGCTCGAGGAACTGCTCGAGGCCGGACACGCTGCCGAATACGACGCCTACACGATCAATATCGGCGAGGGGGAGCAGTTCGGCTCCGGCTTCGTCGCGATCAACCCCAATTCGAAAATTCCCGCGCTGGTCGACCGCACTGGCGAAGCGCCGATCCGCGTGTTCGAGAGCGGCGCGATCCTGCTCCACCTGGCGGAGAAGTTCGACGCGTTTCAGCTGACCGGCCCGAAACGCGCCGAGATGCTCAGCTGGCTGTTCTGGCAGATCGGCAGCGCGCCCTTCATCGGCGGCGGGTTCGGCCATTTCTACGCCTA
The sequence above is a segment of the Alteriqipengyuania lutimaris genome. Coding sequences within it:
- a CDS encoding DMT family transporter; the encoded protein is MPAWSIGLMVLCNLAWALNVIVGKLAVDDLAMPPLFFAGLRSAIVVLVLVPLLVRSIPPRLPAVLAVGLAISGGSFALLFMGLQTADPATAGAIGLVGAPMTVLFAIVFLGETVRWRRALGMVLAFGGVLLAILSKGAMAASGGAMLVFVSALVGALGAVFVKRLDMPAMTLQAWAAVASTMVLLPLSFAVEQGQVASFAAAPWALAGCLVFAALVVSIAATGTYFVLFQKFEANLVVPLTLLHPLMTIGLGAWLTNDVVGGRLLLGSGIALAGVAIIVIRPSETFSRRFLTRPRM
- a CDS encoding alpha/beta hydrolase, which translates into the protein MVAQQAAPDQAGSAALPSARHVALPVGGRTLDLSVFDAVGEPAAAIFLSHGAGSSPERLAPLIGALQEAGFVVLAPRHGDSLTIPEAEREDIRAAFISRTADLNAVSAYAAELHPGLALAGVGHSYGSLIALMGGGALDPMFGARVPAMKAVVMFSSPGPIPGLTGTPGAYDTVAVPTLTITGPQDVAQPFAGDPQVQVAQFEALPEGDHTLLLVEGSDHSFVYGEEDGYDEAIALVTRFLLAKVAGDAEAAKRFDEARSSERIEIRRR
- a CDS encoding sensor histidine kinase, giving the protein MTAIDAANFMPANVPPLVPQFVFGLCLAIAMIGLRALIDMVAPTSGPFALVYPTVLIATLFGRQWAGIVCLIVSFLWAWYVVLPFTWSFAFEQEGDTARVLINFVSCCIVVVLAEIFRAAVRVREAELHDSLDRRRWLMAELQHRTKNNFALVASMIELQKRRQDNPAAAAALEAAANRVFSFSRAYAQLAVDEADRQEGDIDMASYLEDVVDHLLDASFDENIAVTRRIAPIALPREQAVAIGLFLNEALANAAKYAFADGRSGDLSVVLDGTKADWRLEVRDNGAGTAAVSAEDGGLGKSLMRTFARQAEAEHELDVSDAGCIVTLTSVGGGEGPANLGDGAQPLVSGA
- the yghU gene encoding glutathione-dependent disulfide-bond oxidoreductase; translation: MSEYTPPKVWTYDAENGGRFANINRPTAGAREDKVLPAGTHPFQLHSLATPNGAKAGIMLEELLEAGHAAEYDAYTINIGEGEQFGSGFVAINPNSKIPALVDRTGEAPIRVFESGAILLHLAEKFDAFQLTGPKRAEMLSWLFWQIGSAPFIGGGFGHFYAYAPEKFEYPINRYAMETKRLFSVADQRLGESRFLAGDDYTIADIAAFPWMAPFVEGIIYNDAKTFLSIDEYTNVARWVGEIGERPAVKRGRIVNKVWGDENSQLAERHSAEDFEGKVLEPSKPV
- a CDS encoding DNA topoisomerase IB, which gives rise to MNSRTTKLIFVDDSLPGITRKGAGKGWAYYDADGGLIRDTAERERLNAIALPPAYEDCWFCPAPNGHILATGYDAKRRKQYRYHPDFRALRDSEKFDRCLAFGNRLPLLRKRVADDLAARDLGLQRALAGTVRLLDLGAIRIGNDTYARDNGSYGATTIKSHHVTVRGKTLRFRFKAKSGKHRDLRLTDTHLARIVRQMQDLDGQDLFSFVDEGDQAVRDITSTHVNAYLRDTMGADFTAKNFRTWHASAMAFGLLAGAKQDLTIKYLTESVAEHLGNTPAITRKSYIHPAVFDLMDRQGEWREGLALPRRTKWLSREERGLISFLEDAPSISGLLAA
- a CDS encoding branched-chain amino acid aminotransferase, whose amino-acid sequence is MADTPMIDFAHLPHPAPVPSESRDEALTDPGFGSIFTDHMVTIAFDADRVERGEDGWHDAKLRPREPIALDPAAAVLHYAQEIFEGMKAYRWEDDSVALFRPEQNARRLNASARRMAMPELPEELFLESIRQLVAKDRDWMPTVEGGSLYLRPFMFATEAFLGVRPAREYLYCLIASPVGSYFKSGVKPVDVWVSRDHTRAAPGGTGAAKTGGNYAASLVPLAEGTKQGCQQTVFLDAVEKKWIEELGGMNLFFVFEDGSAITPPLTGTILPGITRDSLIQMLRDEGLQVREEPYSIDQWHADAAKGDLIETFACGTAAVVTPVGSVNGPDGTFTIGSGGTGQLTQKMRDRLVAIQMGTAPDPHGWVTKLD
- a CDS encoding NAD(+) synthase, whose translation is MGERAHPFFDLHTHGFVRVATCTPFVRPADISGNTDSILTEAAHAHEAGVDLAVYPELCVTGYAIDDLHLQAAVIDAAAAAIGRIVEGSAGLTPVLIVGAPVQRGARLYNCALAIANGRLLGVVPKSYLPNYREFYEKRQFTRGHNCHGLDVTIAGHEAPFGTDVIFAAENLPGFVFGMEICEDFWAPQPPGMMAAMAGATILCNLSASPVTIGRASDRHLHCASASSRGMCAYAYSASGHGESTTDLAWDGQGVIYELGQLMKESVRFDRQAELCVTDIDTARIVNDRTRNGTFHDAAEAAGRPEDWYRRVAFTHNTTAGDIGLRRKIRRYPFVPADPDTLHEDCYEAVNIQVDALMRRIEATGAKSLVLGISGGLDSTHALLVACIACDRLGRPRSDIRGYTMPGFGTSDATRDNALRLMKAAGITAETIDITPAAERMLADIGHPYADKGADGGEEVYDTTFENVQAGLRTDYLFRLAGHHGGFVIGTGDLSEMALGWCTYGVGDQMSHYGVNSGVPKTLIQYLMRWMIDTDQFGHELNEVLEDVLGTEISPELVPAGEHGEMQSTEDQIGPYALHDFFLHHIARYGHSPSHVAFLAWQAWREIETHGWPLGFPEDAKRTYSLGEIRQWLEVFCRRFFGFSQFKRSAMPNGPKVSMGGALSPRGDWRAPSDAVADVWLAELESNVPHTED